One Formosa agariphila KMM 3901 genomic window, TTATACGTCATAATAAAAAAGAAGGCCGCAAGAACTGCATAAATAGCAACTGTATACTGATAACTTTGCGCGTCATTTGCCCCAGTATCTCTAAAATAATCCAGTAAATAAGGTACAGAAGCCGTCATAAATATTCCACCTGAATACGCACCTATAAATCGAAAAGAAGCTAAAGTAGTTCTCTCTTTTGTATCAGAAGTCATAACTCCCATTAAAGAGGAATACGGTACATTTACAGCGGTATACACCATCATCATTAATGAATATGTTATATAGGCATAAATTAATTTTCCTGATGCATCTAAATCAGGCGTTGAAAATGTTAGCACACCTATTAGACCAAAAGGTATTGCTACCCATAACAAATAAGGTCTAAATTTCCCTTTAGATGTTTGTGTCCGATCTGCTATTATTCCCATAATTGGATCATTTAATCCATCCCACAACCTTGTAAGTAAAAACATAGTTCCGACAGCTGCTGGGGTAAGACCAACAATATCTGTGTAATATATCATGAGATACATAGAAAACAACTTCCAGAACATAGATGACGCAAAATCCCCAAACCCGTAACCAACTTTCTCCTTTATTCCAATTTTATCTTTCATAACCTCACTTCTTCTATTTTATCTAATCTATTTAAGAGCTCAATTAAAGCTCTACTATTATGATATGGGCATTTCCAAAAGCCTATTTTGTACTCCGATAAGATGGGTTTATTTTCTATATCAACTCTCCAATACCACTCCCCTTCTTTTATATCTCGTATATATGTTTTTATGTATGCCCACAACTTTACTGCCTTATAAAAATATGTCGCATCGCCTGAAATCTCATAAGCATCAATTAAACCTACAAGCCCCTCTGCCTGAACCCACCAATGTTTGTCTTTATCAATAATACCTTCTTCCGATTCATTAAATATTGAACCATCTTGCCCCATTCCCTCATTACAGGTTATATCAACCAATCTTAGAGATGTTTTTTTAATACTTTCAATCACCTTTGGTTCATTAATTTCTATTGCTGCTTCATGTAGTAACCAAGCCCCTTCAATATCATGTCCATAAGAAATTGTCTTTGATTTTGATTTCCAGTTTTGACCAAAAAACAAATTAAAATGTCCTGTATCTTTATCGACGATAATATTTTGAAAAATAGAAATTAAGTCTTGAATACTATTTTTCAAACTGCCATCTGACCAGACCCTATACAGATTAGTATAAGGTTCCAAAATATGTAAATGTGTATTCATTGATTTGGGTACATTTAAGTCTTTATCACTTAAGCGCATATCTTGGATTATACTCCAATCTTTTTGCAATGCCTCGATGTATCCTAAATGTTCTTTATCCCAAAATTTGTCTTGTAAAATATTATATAATTTTATGGACAAGTCTAGACTCAATTCATTCCCTGTCGCTC contains:
- a CDS encoding AGE family epimerase/isomerase, which encodes MTLEEISQFKLELSSELDALLSYWATTVRDVEYKGFFGEINSSGTIDKKATRGVVLNTRILWAFAAGYNRTQKEEYKQIAEEQFIYIIENFWDSENEGVIWEIDCDGNPVNTRKQAYAQGFAIYGFSEFYRATGNELSLDLSIKLYNILQDKFWDKEHLGYIEALQKDWSIIQDMRLSDKDLNVPKSMNTHLHILEPYTNLYRVWSDGSLKNSIQDLISIFQNIIVDKDTGHFNLFFGQNWKSKSKTISYGHDIEGAWLLHEAAIEINEPKVIESIKKTSLRLVDITCNEGMGQDGSIFNESEEGIIDKDKHWWVQAEGLVGLIDAYEISGDATYFYKAVKLWAYIKTYIRDIKEGEWYWRVDIENKPILSEYKIGFWKCPYHNSRALIELLNRLDKIEEVRL